AGTGGAAATATGTCATTTTCATCTAAAATTAGGCTGGCTCCAGCTAcattaaggaaaaattaaagaaagaaagaaagaagtgaaataaaaacaaagaaaaaccctcAAGAACTAAACTCTTTCTGTTGGACTCTGTCAGATGTAGCGGCTCCTAGCAGAAATATCCCAGGATCCATCCAGCACAAACTGTGTCCAAAAGCCTGTGATTTTCATCCAAAAAACTTGGAGTTGTTGGAGACAGCCAAACGAACTGGCTGGGCAAACAAGATTTTCTCTTGCATGTGAGACAATGTAAATAAGCTTAGAGAATAGCGATAGATCTTTCAAAGGCACTAAATGGGAATTGTTGAATTGAAAAAGAATTTTGCAGTTAATATTGTACAACTCTTGACAAGTAAAATGAGATTGGAGGGACAGAGTGGAAGCTGAATTCAGAAAAATACTCTACTTGTTGCTCCCATACAATTTGttattataaatttattttttattttttagaagatGCTTGAGATGAAGCTaccaacataaaaaaaaataaggtacattttctttcctgttaaatGTAATCCCAACTCTGCAGTAGTTTGCCTAGTGCACTTAATCCAAGTGCAAATGAAAGTGACTGGATATTTAATGCTTGCTGAGGCTCAAGTCTAAAATGAGTGTGGAGGGTTGTAAGGAGGAGAGACTTGGACCTAAAGttaacagcagaagaaacaacaggaacacactgaaaactgaatacACATTTTGAATCATTTATCCTTCAACATATTTTACTGAAGCAACAATGAAAGGAGCACGTGAACTTTAACTATGTATTGTGTTGTTGTTCCAGGCTTCGGCAGCTTCTTGATGTTTGGAAAGCTCTGAGACCCAGCCTGTTGGACTACTTGTAACCAGCACCTAGGGCTACAGAAACTTACGTGTGGAAGAATCTCTTTCTGAAGGAAGCATCCATCCTATTGTTGCGAAAACTCTACCCAGGCCTTACAAGGCAGGAGAGTGATTTGTGCTTCTACTGACACTGGTGTGTAATCTCTGCTTCTTATGCACTCCAGCACCCCTATCAGTTCCTTGTTCTCCTTCACCAGCCCTGCAGTGAAGCGGCTGTTGGGCTGGAAACAAggagatgaagaggaaaaatgggCAGAAAAAGCTGTTGATGCCTTGGtgaaaaaactgaagaagaaaaaaggtgcTATGGAAGAACTGGAAAGGGCTCTAAGCTGCCCAGGTCAGCCCAGCAAATGTGTCACGATCCCTCGTTCCTTGGATGGGCGGCTTCAGGTTTCTCACCGCAAAGGGCTCCCCCATGTAATTTACTGCAGAGTGTGGCGTTGGCCTGATTTACAGTCTCACCATGAATTGAAGCCACTGGAATGTTGTGAGTTCCCATTTGgctcaaaacagaaagaagtgtGCATTAACCCCTACCATTACCGGCGGGTGGAAACTCCAGGTAATTATATCATCTCCAAATGATTCGCATCTCTGTTAGCTCTTGTGCTCGCAGTTCTGTACCTGATGCATTCTAATGAGTTCTTTGAGACCTGAAAAGTTATGCTCTGTATGATGATGGAGCACCCTGGCTTTTTCCCTGTCTATCAGCATCACAGATACCAGCTATGAGGAGCAGGATGCTGGCTGGGGTCCTTGCTCCATTGCACCCCCAAGTATCTTGTCCAGGGTGCTGAAAGCAAGGCTCCTCTGTGGTCATGGCTGCTGGCCACCCTCTAATCCTACCCCTGTAGGCTGCTGTCATGGGCATATCTGTGAGCATGAAGGCTTGGCACTAGCCTAGTCTTATCACCTTGGCTGGATTTATGCTACACTGTGtgaaaccaaaaaaaaaaaaacaaaaactcattGATTCATACGAAAAACACATCTCTAGCTCTCTCTGTAAAGATTAGAGTTGCAGCAAGATGGTTTCTGTTGCTATGGATGTGAAACCAGGTTAGTTGATTCTTGTTAAAATGCTTGATGGTCTGAGTTCAGTGGGATTTAATTACCTCAGTGGGCggtttatgtgaaaaaaaatcccccaacTTCTCATAAAACTTTGAATTCTTCAGTTGATGATTCTCTTTAGACTAGACTTGGCCAGCATTGAAAATTTATGACCTTACTGATGGGTCGTTCAATTGGGCTTTGTATCAGTGAAACAGCTATTAGAGAATTGAGTGTTCAGTGTTGACTTCCATAGGACAGGCAGGGGTCTCAAGTGGTCATCTTGTTCCTCTCTCCCCCTACTctcaaaccaaaacaaattgCCAGGTACATTCCTGACAGATGTTTTCCTAATTAGCACTAAAAATCCCATGTGATAGAGGTTCCACAACCTCCCCAGGCAAGTGAATCTATTGCTTTGCTATCTTTACAGTTCAGAGTGATTTCTAATGCCTAACCTTGCTCTCTTTGCTGCcaaaaatcacagtaatttaATTTACTAATGGATATGGTTGGTAAGTGTATActtataattctgtgattactCTTTGTCTGGCATGAACTTTACTCTGAGGTGACATTAGCATCAGATAAGCGAATTGTgggatgtttcttttcttgcagataTAATAAGGGAAAGACATTTGTTAACATTTGTTGAATGGGGCTGTTCCCCTTCCTTATAGTCCTTCCACACCAGCAGAGCTGTCATTTTGAAGTTACATCTGAACCGCTGTAAACATTGTCAGGACTAAAAattttgcagctgcagggagtAGTGCATGTTGTCAACAGTTTTCAGTGGAAAGAGCCGATCTTCTGCCTTTCTAAAGTAAACTCTGCAAGAATCTAAGAAAAGATGCTCATAAAATATCCCATTTTGTGTATCTTTCTCTGCTAAGGCTGTAGTCTCTGgtgctttctcatttcttttgttgtacCTCTGGTGTAGTTAATGGAGACTCCTCAGTGCAGTTGCTGACAGCTCTGTACAGGTCTGTTTTAAACTCTTGTCTTCTGATCTGTTCTATAAAGGCTAGTAACCAGCAGCTAGTTACAAATAGTACAGATAGCTAGTACAAATTCTATGTTAACCAGCAGCTGCTAAATGGCTTCCAGAACTTCCTCCAGTCATGAAGCTCTGGCTTCAGCTGTGGATATGTCCCTATTATTTAGCCTGACTGGCTAAATGCAGGCTGGCTATGTCTATACTAGTAACTGAAACATGGCTAGGCTACAGACTGAGAATTGCTCCGCGGCACAGCTGTGATTTGTGCAGACTATCACATATTAGTGATTCTCAGGGTGCAGGGCTCAGTCCACATAAGGTGCTTTTGGGAAAGTTGGACATGACCACCTTCttttggggggggaaaagcacagctggaaagaCTCGTGCTGTGTTGTTTGCTACAGGATCGAGGAGCTGTTCTTATATTCCACCCTGTCACACTTTTCTTGGGGACAGCTGAGACGCTGAGGCTCCCAAGAGAGTTACCTCCCTGATAAAAATGAGGAGCAGCAAGGAGCATAACCTACTCAAatgtgctggggcagcagcaggagaaataaCTTGAAGCACTGCAAGTGGTAGTAATGTAGCTCTGACCTGCAgtcagaaagcagtgctgtgaagaGATAGGGttgaaggaagagaagaaatgagctTGATGGGGAAATGGTAGCAGGGGGGTCACCACAAAATAGGCTGGGAGCAATTGATCCAGGTGCCAGTCTGTTCAAATAAGTGGCTTCTTTTAGCTAAAGGAAATCTTCTATATCTAGGCTGTCAGAAAACTTAGGGTTATATAGGATTCTCTGAACCTCATCCTCTTGAGTTACAGAATCCACCTGTTAGTGATTTAGCAGTACATTTCTTTACACTCCAGAAGCCAGTATTATTTTAACACAAATGTCCATCCTTTTGGGGCTCACTTTCATTATTCTAATCTGTCTCACTGAATCAACAACTCTGTGGCCTGATCCATTAACTTTTATTCAGCATGGGCGAGGGACTTGCTCTTTCTCTTGTGACCTGGCAGATTCCTAGGCCTATGTTATCAGAGAGCAGCTTGTGTCCTCATACTAACCCAGACACATCATAGTCTGTGTTGACCAGCAGTGCCTGGATTGTGTGTAGCATTCCTTGCTACTGCAAGTGTCTCCAGTGGAGCTCCTCTTTGCAGGTCTGCTGAGCAACTGGTgccatttagaaaaataaacaaacaaaaaaaccactacaacaacaaaccacaatTATTTCCTCTATTTGTGCAACTTGACAGCACAGCTAGGACTTAGGCTACCTAGCATAAAGGAGATAGATCCCACACAGTGGTGGCAATGCAATTCAATTGTGAAGACCTGGTGCACTCGATCACTCAGTTTCATGCCTCTGGTTGCAGTTCCTTCAAGACTGTTGAGCCTTGGAGAACAGCATCTGCTACCAAAAGAACAAGAACGGAGCCCTTAAGGGATTTTTTTTagccacaaacaaaaaaacctctgtATTCGTCACCACCACAGAAGCTTTAGccctctgggcagccagtgGAAAGACTGACTGAGGTGGCAAAAACTGTGCAGCAGCGCTGAAATTAAAAGAGTAGCCTGGTCAGAGCTGGGAATGAGTTCAAGGCCTTGCAAGGCTAGAAAATTCCTCTTGCTGACTCACTCAGGGCAAGTCAAAGGCTTTCCCTGGCAAGTGCTGTTGACACATCTCAGTTCTCagctttcatttagaaaaggAGTCGTGCTGAGTTCTCACAGGGTTGGACTAAATTACTTTCCTAGCAGTGGGGCCTGCAGTGAGGTGCctgccccccagccctgcacagccttACTCAGCACCACTGCTGGGTGCAAAGGGATCCCCATAGTTTTCTATGGCTACTGGTCAGAGCTGGCCAGGCAGCAGTGAAGCTGGCAAGCATCACATCAGTTCCATGGAGCAGCAAGGGGGaactccagaagcagcagctcacagcctggAGCTGTTCTcacagcctggagctgctttcacagcctggagctgctttCAGGATGATGAATTGGGAGGGATTTAACTGACCACAACCACATCTGCAGTGGTGGTAGTGCCTTGTCTCTGTAAAGAGCAAAAGAATCAAGTACAGAAGGAGTCTGTTTCTCTCCAGTGTCTATGAAGGAGTAACAGGCTGAGATGTGAATGCCTGTATTTCCTGAATGAGTCCTCTAAAACATGAGGGAGAAGTGAAGAGGCAGAAATAGCTTTCTGCACcaaaaggcaacaaaaacatCCTCACGCAGATAAGTGGCAGTTCATTGGTGACTGTCAGGGCCCAAATGGTGTGTGCCAGTAGTGGGACAGGAGCGTGGCTTagccctgcagcagcatggTGCCACAAGGAGCTGGACACGTGTCATGGGCCTTTCTGTTTCCACTGCCCCAGCTCAGCCAGTGGTGTGGTACATTGATCTCTAAGGAATGCATCCCTTCTCATGCACACGTTTtgcattatttctgtattatttgcTTTGTAGCAATTATTCCACTCTTTCATTACACTGTATAAATGAAAGCTCACTGTAATTAGAAGGTGCTAGCTACCTAAAAAGAATTAGCCTTACCTTGACAGAGCTTTTGGGCCTAAACAATATGTTAAAACATGTTCAAACAATATATTTGTGTCAGCATTTATAACTAAAAGTGCACATCTCTATCCTTTTCCGTAAGTTAGtaaggagagactgaaggatTACTTGCTGCTAGGTTTTAGGCCAGAGGAACTCTAGACACCAGGTCAATCAATATGAGCTCACTGGATTGTTCCAGTTGTTGGGACAATTCATCCTTGTCACAATAGAGCAGATGGCGGATATCTTCTTTTGTGGCATTTAGATCTTGGGGATTCACTCCCCATGCCTATGTTTAAGGGCTTAGCAAAGACAATCAGGTGCTAAGTGAGCTAGTGACTAAGGGAACTCTCGGACTACATGAATTGCACCTTGTAGGTGCTATTCCCCCCACACCAACTACAGAGGGACCCAGTCAAAACCTAAACTTGAACTCCCATATGCAGAAATATTTAGCAAGCTTCTTTGTGTTCCAGTCTCGGGGCAACATCTTTGTAAGTAACTCAGATTGTACTGTCTGTAGAAGTTCTTTGACTCTACTTCTGCTCTTATTCCTGGTAAGTCAACACTGGAAATCGAAAACCACTTGGGTGAACTTTGGGTTTCTCAGTGCAGTAATACTGTTACAGTACTGACAGTATAAGAGGTAAGTGAAGGGGCCTGGTGAGGAAGGATTATTTCTTCTAGTAGACCAGTTTTTGCATGGATgaatttgaatttcagttttcttgcatttttcatgtCTTAACTATCAACTATTTACACTTATCTCTTCATGCTAGATCTTTTCTAACTATATTGCAAGAACTAGATTAATATTGCTGCAATATTTCTATTGCCATTtataattccttttaaaaatccCACTGTCTGGCTGGCAGCATTTTCAAGTACCTGAAAACCTTTTAAATATAGTGTTTAGCTTCTGGTTTGTGCTTCTGTTTGCCAATCTGGTGGTAAAATAATGCATTGTATTGCTGAGCACTGTTAATTGTTATTAAGCTTGGCTTTGATTTTGGAAAAAACTGATGATAATACTTAGCAAACCCCTGATTTAGTCATCAtttcaggaaggaagagagagttAATTTTGGGAAGGAGAAATATgccatttgcatttctgtaagAAGGCTTTGTGCACATGCTGTACATGCGAATTTTATGGTACCTTGCTTACATTAGGAATGACACCTTATTTTGCGCATGCATATGTGGAAACTGGTTGTAAATCTTGGAAGATGGTCAGATATCTGGTTCTGATTCTTGGTTTTGGACAGATTTGTTGCTACTCAATGACTTGTATATACAGATTGATATAGGTAGCAAGGAATACAGTTCTTTATTTACTGACAAAGAGATACACTTTCAAGAGTGCAATtctgaacagattttttctgttcttgtttttattttcagtcctaCCACCTGTACTTGTTCCAAGACACAGCGAGTTCAACCCTCACCTCAGCCTTCTCGCCAAGTTTCGAAACACTTCTCTGCACAGTGAGCCACTGATGCCTCACAATGCCACCTATCCTGATTCTTTCCAGCATCCTCCATGCACCCCTTTTCCACCATCACCCAGCCACATGTTCTCCCAGTCGCCTAACAGCATCAGCTACCCCAACTCACCAGGAAGCTCTTCTGGACCAGGAAGTCCATATCAGCTTACGGGTAAGAATGAGCTTCAGAAATTCCATCTGAGGCAGTCAAAGTTCTTGCTAGGGCTTGGGATCAGGAGCCAATTTTCTGTTCTCCCCCCAGGCTGTAGCTGCAAACTGAAATGTTGTACAGGGTGGATTTAGAATGGGATTTCTTGGGACCATTTCTTAGTATTGTCTCCCAGTGCTTCTGATGGCTACCCAAGGAGCTAAGAAAGAGCTGTAATCATTCCACTCCTAGAATGCATGAATGAACTTTCATGATTACTGTAGTGGAAGAGTTCAGGATTAGGTGTGCCAAGACACCTTCTGCCCAGGGCTGCTTACCCAAGTTAGGCACCTTTAACAGAAGTGGTGAGGATGAGACCTTTATAAACTCCACAcgagagacagaagaaaatggggaaatttatattttttaatacatgatGATCCCATTGACTATAAACTTCAGTAAGTTGTTTAATAATTCAGTCCAAAACTTGGTGAAGCCAATAGGCAAATTCCCATGGATTTGGAATATGTTTCATCTGCTTGACAATTCTATACTCAACAGGGTTAAGTCATTCAGGTCGTTTGTGTTTTGAACTCCGTACCTGGTACTCCTCtaattactgaaaattaaactaaatatACCAAGAAGGTATCATACAACACAGCTGAGAGCTAGCTTTAATATCAAAGCAGTTTCACTTCTGCACTTTGTTGTCACTCTGAAATAATATCAGTGAACTCAGCTTTTTCAAAAGGATGAATTCAGGTCAGAATCCTGCAgattaatgttttaatatatcAACTACAAAGTATTCGAATTCATACATTTAATGATATGCCAATTGTGTTTTTaagtacaagaaagatgtttAGTTTTACAAGGTATTTGTAGTATTTGAACTTCCTTTTAAGCCGGACACTTTTAAcatgttttctcttccttgtaCATTCAATTAATTGTTGTTCATTTCTTCTCTAGATCTGTAGTTCAGATTAACTCACACTTAGCAACATCCAAGCATGTTCACAAGCAGTAGGACTTGTTTGtcttctcccatttctttctttcacctcACTGTAACCAGGCTTGATTTAGTGGAGCTGGTCCTGACAGGTAAATCAGGACCATTGCAAAGTATATAATGGCTCTGACTCGCGTAATTTAACTGAACTTGGGACCTTGCAAAGCTACTTAAAAATGTAAGTGGCTCAGCTGGAACTTCATCATATCACAGCCCCGGGAATGCTGATAAACATCATTTGCCTGTATAACAATCAGGGCTGAACAACTATCTAAAGCAAACTAGGATTGTATCAGGAACCTTGAGTGGGATTGGTGACACCAAACAGAGATGTCAGCAATGCAAATTTCTACATCTGATGCAATTGTTTatttgctctctgctctgcagtcagTAGAGAAAAATAGGCACTCCTAgaataagatttattttgtcttgtGGTATATATTTAGAGTTGCTGAGATGCATCGTGTATAAAGTGAGCATATGGAACACTTATAGTGAGTAGGTGAAGTGTAGACAGCAAAAATACTTGTATAACctcattatttcctttctgtaactTAACGTTATCATCTTCCattgcttctttattttgttttactattttAGCGTGCTGCATTTTTGTGGGATGGTTATTGTGTAGTGTATGAGATTCCTATCTCATGAATACTACTTAAATAGAATAATTAATAACACTACTGTGCAATATGTACTTGGAAGGTTCAGTGGTTATCTTATGAGACAGGCCACATTTATCCACTCTGGGTGAATTTGTGTTGTCTCAAGGGCCAACCAACGGCCCATACACAAGTGGAAACTTCAGCCTGAAACTGGGATAAACTTCTTAAAGAGACACATAGCCATAAAAGTTCAGTTATCACTGTAACTTACACATAGGCCCATGAAGTTTGTGGTCAAAGTTTGTGTTTAACACTGAATGTTtaacactgatattttcttatgtaaaaacaaaatcactttttctttggctttctaAAGCCTACTGTCCTTGAGAATCCACCTTCCATTTTCTATCTTACTATGACATGAAGGAAACAAACCAGGAGCTAGGCACGTTGTGGGTTGgtactttttcttcattcactgcTATACAATGGAATATCATATAGCTAGGACAGAAGTAAAAAGGACAAATCTGGAGGGAGTTTTGCCAAGTCTCACTTTAGAATAAAAAACTTTCCACAGGCTTTCTTTATAGTCTGTGAAGAAAGAGAACTTTCTTCCTGAGGGGAAATTAAAGTTAGTTTCTGCTGTTAAATCATCCTCTGCAAGGATTTTAACATTTAGGAGAGAAGCCTGGAACCAAAGGAtcaaacagctttgctttctcagtgTAACAGCTCTTACTATCAGAAAACTTGTCATGATGGTGGTCTGAGCCTGTGGCCATCCTCTGACTGTCCCTCCTTCAGTCAAGTGTACAGAATCCAACGTGACTGCCCTTCCTTACCATTCCTCCTGAACATGTGATGGTCTTACTTTGGAGGCTGAGATCAGATTCAGatttgtgctttgtttcaaaCCCTTCTGTAGCTAAACAGTGCCGAAGAAGAAGTATATGTACTCACTAGGAAAGGCTGGGTAGAATTTACCAAGGTATTGATTTAGatgtcctttcttctttcctttctttccttctctctaatAGTGGAAACTCCGCCCCCACCCTACCACGCAAGAGAAACTCCAGGAAGCCACAATGGGCGGTCAATGGATGCAATAGCTGAAAGCCAACTAGTACTGTCTTTGCCCAACGGAGGTAAATCTGCCGATGGAGAAGCTGAAAGTAAGTAACTATTTatactgtttttcaaagaaaaattgttAAGCAATAAAGTAGTATTTGAACAACATTGTTCAGTGATCTGTTATAATAGGTTTCAGACAGCTTTGAGGGTTAGGCTGTGTATTAAATCCATCCATTATCTATGAGAATAAGATGATCTAAGAATTCAGTGACTAACATGTGAAGTTAGAGAGATTAGACCCTACTTGAAGCTGTGAACTACTACAGTTAGAAAGTtgttaataaaagcaaactcTGTTATCTACTTTGTAAACACAAAGATATGAAATCAAGGATGGGGAGTAATACAACACAAAAGAACATTatctaaataaaaatgttcttttttatcACCATCAATTCTAGGTTCCATGTACTTTAAAGTCTTATGTTTGGAAACTTTCTTATTACCTTCTTTGCATTAATGTTACATTACTGGCTGGCTGGAATATAAAAGGACATTCTAGTGAAGCACAGCTTTCTGGAACAGTGAGGAACATGTCTGTATCAGaactggaggagaaggaagttGAGGTTGGTAGTGTTAATAACAGATGAGTACACAGAATGGCTAGGTAATTACTAGCTATCAGACaccaatatttttaaataaattattgagACTTTAACCTCCTAAGCATAATTTACCTTCCCTGATCACAGCCCTCATGAATCTTGGTTGGAAGTTTACTAGAGGTTATGGGCAAAGGTGCTCTGGGGCAGGAGGTCTCATATACCTGTGGTAGGCAAGCAGGATAAAGTTTCCCAATAATTCCTGTACGACAAGTGAGGGTTCA
The Coturnix japonica isolate 7356 chromosome 1, Coturnix japonica 2.1, whole genome shotgun sequence DNA segment above includes these coding regions:
- the SMAD9 gene encoding mothers against decapentaplegic homolog 9; translation: MHSSTPISSLFSFTSPAVKRLLGWKQGDEEEKWAEKAVDALVKKLKKKKGAMEELERALSCPGQPSKCVTIPRSLDGRLQVSHRKGLPHVIYCRVWRWPDLQSHHELKPLECCEFPFGSKQKEVCINPYHYRRVETPVLPPVLVPRHSEFNPHLSLLAKFRNTSLHSEPLMPHNATYPDSFQHPPCTPFPPSPSHMFSQSPNSISYPNSPGSSSGPGSPYQLTVETPPPPYHARETPGSHNGRSMDAIAESQLVLSLPNGGKSADGEAENFRPVCYEEPQHWCSVAYYELNNRVGETFQASSRSILIDGFTDPSNNKNRFCLGLLSNVNRNSTIENTRRHIGKGVHLYYVGGEVYAECLSDSSIFVQSRNCNYHHGFHPATVCKIPSGCSLKIFNNQLFAQLLAQSVNHGFEVVYELTKMCTIRMSFVKGWGAEYHRQDVTSTPCWIEIHLHGPLQWLDKVLTQMGSPHNPISSVS